One Mycolicibacterium rufum genomic window, CGATCCGCCCTCTGACGGTTCTGCCAGTCGCGCATGGCGTCCTCACAGTCACCCCTTCGCGAGGGGTGCGACAGATTTCGCTATGCGGCCAGGGCTGCCGCAGGCACCGCAAACCCTCCGCACGGGGGCGGTGCCCCGTCGAGCGCGCCCCCACCGTGCGGTGCAGGGGGACTCGACCCGCCGCGCCACCCGCGAGACCGGTCGGACCCGGAGCCTGGCCCGACGCCACGAGGCACGGGTCCCGTACCGGCGTTGCTGACCGATTCCGGGCAGCCGCGGGGCCGGAACACCGGACTCCGGCACGAAAACCCCGGAAACCGGCCCGAATCAGTTGTCGGACAACAACTTCGATCCTGCACTCCCCGCGCCCGGACCGCCTGCGGCCTGCGGCACTCGTCACACGGTTGAAGGACCATTGGCCCTGTTTGCGGGCCGGTGCCGCCGCGCACTGTGGGAGGAGACGAGGTGGAGGTGAGATGGCCACGACGCAGATCAGGTCCGAACTGATCGTCGATGCGCTGCAGGTGGCCTGTCGGGCGCCATCGCTGCACAACACGCAGCCGTGGCGCTGGGTGCTGACGGACCACCGCGTGGAACTGTTCGCCGACCCCTCGCGGCACGCACACTCTGCGGACAGCAGCGGACGCCAGGCCATGATGAGCTGCGGCGCAGTCCTGCACCATTTTCGGGTGGCGATGGCTGCCGCAGGATGGCGCACCTCGTTGCAGCGCTTCCCCGACCCGGACAACCCCCTGCATCTGGCGACCGTCGGGTTCAGCCCGTCGCCGTCGGTGTCGGAAGATCAGAAGCGGTACGCCGACGCGATCCTGGCGCGGCGCACCGACCGGCTGCCGCTCGCCGAGCCGCCCGATGTGGAACACCTTCTCAGCAGACTGACCGACGACCACGGCGGCGCCGTCAGATTCGACATCGTCGCCGACGATCTTCGCTCGACCCTGGCCGAGGCCTCCGCACTGACGGACACGGCGCGACTCTTCGACAGCGACTACCACGATGAGTTGGATTGGTGGACAGAGCCGTTCACCGCCGATGACGGAATACCGGTCAGCGCGCTCATCTCCGCGCCCGAGAGCGACCGCGTCGCCATCGGCCGCTCGTTCCCCGTCAGTGGACAACCCGAGCGGCGTAGTGACCTCGGTGAGGACCGTTCGCGAATCCTGGTGGTGTCGAGTGTCGATGATTCACGGGAGAGCGTCCTGCGTTGCGGCGAGGCACTGTCGGCGGCGCTGCTGGAAGCGACGGTCGCGGGCTTCGCGACGTGCACGCTGACCCACATCACCGAACTGCCCTCGGGTCGTGAGGTCGTCGCCGCACTGATCGACGGACAGGCCATCCCTCAGGCGCTGATCAGAGTGGGGTTGGCACCGATGCTGGAAGCCGCTCCTCCGCCGACGCCGCGCCGCCATATCAACGATGTTCTCGAAATCCACAGGGGATGAACATGATCGAGGGTACAGCCGCGCCATGTGTGGTGGTCGGTGTCGACGGATCGCCCGCGGCGGTCGACGCTGCACTGTGGGCGATCGACGAAGCGATCGAACGTGACCTCCCGCTGCGGCTGGTCTACGTCATCGACACCTCGGATGACGACACGGTGGATCCGCAGGACCAGGCGCGCCAGCTGGCCACAGCGGAGGTGGCCGTGCGGTATGTGCTCACCGCGGTGGAGTCGACCGAGCGACCGGTGAAGATCGAGGTGGAGATCCTGCAGGGCCGGCCGGTGGAGGCGCTGCTCGAGGCCTCCCGCACCGCGGTCATGCTGTGCGTCGGGGCACGTGGTCTGCGACACGCCACCCACGGTCGGATCGGCTCGACCGCGACCGCGCTCTCGAAGTCCGCCCGGTGCCCGGTGGCCATCGTCCGTGCGCACCGCCCGCACGCCAACCGCGACCGCGCCGTGGTGATCGAAGTCGACGACAACGCCGCCGGCAGCGCCGTTCTGCATCGTGGCCTGGAGGAGGCGCAACGCCGGCACGCGCCCGTAAGGGTGCTCGCGCCTGCCCACACCTACGCCGACGTGCAGGCCCACTGGGAACGTCGCCTCGACGAATCACGGCGCCGCTTCCCGCAACTCGAGATCTCGTCGGTGAGCAGACACGGCGACGCGCTCGACTACCTGGCGGCCAACGCCGACGCGATCCAACTGGTGGTGACCGGACGCACCCGCCCCGGTGGACTGGGTGCGCTCGTCGGGGCTCAGGGCAACGCCGCACTGCGCGACACCGACTGCTCGATCCTGGTCTGCGGACCGCACACCGCACTGTGAACCGGTGCCCGATCGCCAGGAGATGACGGCATGGTGAAGGTATTCCTGGTAGACGACCACGAGGTGGTCCGGCGCGGACTGGTCGACCTGCTCGGCAGCGATCCCGAACTCGACGTGATCGGCGAGGCCGGCTCGGTGTCGGAAGCCCTGGCCCGCATCCCGGCCCTGCAGCCCGACGTCGCGGTGCTCGACGTCCGACTGCCCGACGGCAACGGCATCGAACTGTGCCGTGACCTGCTGTCCCGGATGCCCGATCTGCGCTGCCTGATGCTCACGTCGTTCACCTCCGACGAGGCCATGCTCGACGCAATCCTGGCCGGCGCCAGCGGCTACGTCGTCAAGGACATCAAGGGCATGGAATTGGCCCGGGCGATCAAGGACGTCGGATCGGGACGCTCGCTGCTGGACAACCGCGCCGCGGCGGCGCTGATGGCCAAACTGCGCGGCGACGGACAGCCCACCGATCCGCTCTCCGAGCTCACCGAGCAGGAGCGGGTGCTGCTCGACCTGCTGGGCGAGGGCCTGACCAACAAGCAGATCGCGGCGCGGATGTTCCTCGCCGAGAAGACCGTCAAGAACTATGTGTCCCGGCTGCTGGCCAAACTCGGCATGGAGCGGCGCACCCAGGCCGCGGTGTTCATCTCCAAGCTCGAACGGCGGCGGCGGCCCGGCTCACGGTGAGCCGCGCCGCCGCTCACTCCATCGGCGAACCGTCGAGATAAGCGACCACCTCGGACAGATCGCGGCGCGGCGTCGACGGCAGTGGATCGGCATTGATGGGCGCCCACCCGACCCGCAGCAGCATCTGCGGATGGGCGTCGGCGCCGAACACGTCCTCGCG contains:
- a CDS encoding Acg family FMN-binding oxidoreductase; this translates as MATTQIRSELIVDALQVACRAPSLHNTQPWRWVLTDHRVELFADPSRHAHSADSSGRQAMMSCGAVLHHFRVAMAAAGWRTSLQRFPDPDNPLHLATVGFSPSPSVSEDQKRYADAILARRTDRLPLAEPPDVEHLLSRLTDDHGGAVRFDIVADDLRSTLAEASALTDTARLFDSDYHDELDWWTEPFTADDGIPVSALISAPESDRVAIGRSFPVSGQPERRSDLGEDRSRILVVSSVDDSRESVLRCGEALSAALLEATVAGFATCTLTHITELPSGREVVAALIDGQAIPQALIRVGLAPMLEAAPPPTPRRHINDVLEIHRG
- a CDS encoding universal stress protein, producing MIEGTAAPCVVVGVDGSPAAVDAALWAIDEAIERDLPLRLVYVIDTSDDDTVDPQDQARQLATAEVAVRYVLTAVESTERPVKIEVEILQGRPVEALLEASRTAVMLCVGARGLRHATHGRIGSTATALSKSARCPVAIVRAHRPHANRDRAVVIEVDDNAAGSAVLHRGLEEAQRRHAPVRVLAPAHTYADVQAHWERRLDESRRRFPQLEISSVSRHGDALDYLAANADAIQLVVTGRTRPGGLGALVGAQGNAALRDTDCSILVCGPHTAL
- the dosR gene encoding hypoxia response regulator transcription factor DosR/DevR, with translation MVKVFLVDDHEVVRRGLVDLLGSDPELDVIGEAGSVSEALARIPALQPDVAVLDVRLPDGNGIELCRDLLSRMPDLRCLMLTSFTSDEAMLDAILAGASGYVVKDIKGMELARAIKDVGSGRSLLDNRAAAALMAKLRGDGQPTDPLSELTEQERVLLDLLGEGLTNKQIAARMFLAEKTVKNYVSRLLAKLGMERRTQAAVFISKLERRRRPGSR